Sequence from the Sporohalobacter salinus genome:
TATTCTACAGCATTCCTTCTAATCTTAAAACCATCTCGTTTAGGCTCCTTACCCTTCGTTAAAGTATTAACTACTAAATCAATTTCATCATCGCGAATTAAATCAACTACATGTGGTGATCCCTCAGAGATCTTATTAACAGGCTCTGCTTCTATTCCTGTCTCTTGTAAGGCTTTAGCCGTTCCTTTCGTAGCTACAATATTAAATCCTAAATCAGCAAAGCGCTTAATAAATGGAATTGCTTCCTTCTTATCCTTATCAGCAATAGTAGCTAAAATCGTACCATCTTCCGGAATATCAATTCCGCCAGCAACAAAGGCCTTATAGAGAGCCTTAGCATAATCATAATCAATCCCCAACACCTCTCCTGTTGACTTCATCTCAGGTCCTAGGGAGGTATCCACCTTCATTAGTTTAGAGAAAGAGAAAACTGGTACTTTAACAGCTACGTGATCTTGTTCAGGCCAGAGACCACTTTCATAACCTAAATCATCCAACTTATGACCTAACATTGTTTTAGTTGCCACTTTGACCATCGGCACGCCCGTTACCTTACTGAGATACGGAATCGTCCGACTAGAACGCGGATTCACCTCAATTACATAAACCGTTCCCTCATAGACAACATACTGAATATTAATCAAGCCCTTCACATTAAGAGCCTGCCCTAACTTCATCGTATACTCAATTAACTGCTCTCGTTCATCTTCACTCAATGTCTGAGCCGGATAGACAGCAATACTGTCACCAGAATGAACACCAGCCCGTTCTATATGTTCCATAATCCCTGGAATTAAAACATCTTCGCCATCAGAGATAGCATCAACCTCAATCTCTTTTCCAGTAATATACTTATCAATTAGAAGTGGATGCTCATCAGAAACCTCAGCTTCCGTTTCCATATACTGCATTAGTTCTTCTTGGTTATAGACAACTTCCATAGCTCTACCGCCTAGGACATAAGACGGTCTTACTACTACCGGATATCCAATTTCTTTTGCTGTTCTTTTAGCTTCAGGTACAGAATAGACAGTACTTCCTGTCGGAGTAGGAATCTCAAGATCATCCAAGAGGTTCAAGAACTTATCTCGATCCTCAGCAATATCGATAGCTTTTACAGAAGTCCCTAATATTTCAACACCTTCGTCAGCTAGGGGCTTAGCTAAATTAATCGATGTCTGTCCTCCAAACTGGACTACTACTCCTTCCGGCTTTTCATGTTCAATAATATTCATCATATCCTCTTTAGTTAGCGGCTCAAAATATAGCCGATCAGAAGTATCAAAATCAGTACTTACTGTTTCCGGATTATTATTGGCAATAATCGATTCATAACCTTCTTCATGCAGTGCCCAGGCCGAATGAACACTACAATAATCAAACTCAATTCCTTGGCCGATACGAATTGGCCCCGAACCAATAACCATCGCCTTCTTCTTCTCTGTTGGCTCCGATTCATTCTCTCGTTCATAAGAAGAATAATAATAAGGAGTTTCAGCTTTAAACTCCGCAGCACAGGTATCAACCATCTTATAAACAGCTTCAACTTCTTTATCTTCTCTTAACTCTCTTATTTCCTCTTCCGTAGTACCGCGCAATTGAGCAATATCCTTATCAGAAAAACCTAACTTCTTAACTTCCTGTAAAAGTTTTGGAGTTAATTCCTCAGCTTCTTCAACCTTCTTCTCATGGTCAATAATATTCTGCATCTTCCAGAGAAAGAAAGTATTAATCTCAGTAATTTCGTGAACTTTATCGACAGACCAGCCACGCCGTAAAGCCTCAGCCACTACAAAAAGGCGTTTATCTTCGGCATCAATTAAATCCTCTTTCATCTCTTCGGCAGTCCATTCCGAGCTATTCGGTAATCGTAAACTATAAGTTCCAATCTCTAGTGAACGCACTGCCTTAAGCATTGAAGCCTCAAAGAGTCGATCAATAGCCATTACCTCACCAGTTGCCTTCATCTGAGTTCCTAATTCTCGATCAGCATAATGGAACTTATCAAAAGGCCACCGCGGAATCTTAAAGACGATATAATCCAAGGCTGGTTCAAAACAAGCAGTAGTCTTTTTAGTAATAGCATTCTCAATCTCAGCCAAAGTCATACCTAATGCAATTTTAGTAGATACTTTAGCAATCGGATATCCCGTTGCCTTCGAAGCAAGAGCACTAGAACGGCTTACCCGCGGATTAACTTCGATGATATAATACTGAAAACTATCAGGATCCAAAGCAAACTGAACATTACAGCCTCCTTCAATACCTAATTCCCTAATTATCTTTAAGGCTGAAGATCTAAGCATCTGATATTCTTTATCCGACAGCGTCTGGCTAGGAGCTATTACAATACTATCGCCAGTATGAATCCCTACCGGATCAAAATTCTCCATATTACAGACAGTAATACAGTTATCAGCTCCATCGCGCATTACTTCATACTCAACTTCCTTCCAACCTTTAATACTCTTTTCAATTAAAACCTCATCGATTAGACTGTGCTTTAACCCCCGCGCAGCTACTTCCTCTAATTCATCAGGGTTATCGGCTACACCGCCGCCAGTACCGCCCATAGTATAAGCCGGTCTAACAATTACCGGATAGCCGATCTTATCAGCAATCTCCTTAGCTTCTTCCTTACTATCGGCAATCTTACTTTCTAATACCGGTTCATCGATTTCATGCAGCATCTGAATAAATTTATCTCTATCCTCTGCCTTCTCGATAGTATCCAGCGGAGTACCTAACATCTCAATGTCTAGTTCGTCTAATAAACCTTTTCGAGCTAATTCCGAAGCAATATTAAGTCCCGTCTGTCCACCTAAAGTAGGCAGCAATCCATCCGGCTCTTCTTGCTTAATTATTTTAGCCACTACCTCCGCAGTCAAAGGTTCAATATAGACACGATCAGCAATATTTTGATCCGTCATAATCGTAGCCGGATTACTATTAACTAAAATCACTTCTACTCCTTCATCCTTAAGAGCCCGACAGGCCTGACTCCCAGAATAATCAAACTCTGCTGCCTGTCCAATAATAATCGGTCCTGATCCAATGACCATTACTCGATTAAGTTCTTCACGTTTTGGCATATTTTAGCCCCTTTCTAATAACAATTTAATCTTTATTCAGTTTCTTCAGCAATCAATTCCATGAAATCTGCAAATAAATAATGAGAATCCTGTGGTCCAGGCGAAGCTTCCGGATGATACTGAACAGAAAAGACTGGATGATTTCGATGTTTCATTCCCTCAACAGTATCATCATTTAAATTACTGTGTGTAATTTCAACTTCCTCAGAATCCAATGAATCAGCTTCCACAGCAAAACCGT
This genomic interval carries:
- the carB gene encoding carbamoyl-phosphate synthase large subunit; the encoded protein is MPKREELNRVMVIGSGPIIIGQAAEFDYSGSQACRALKDEGVEVILVNSNPATIMTDQNIADRVYIEPLTAEVVAKIIKQEEPDGLLPTLGGQTGLNIASELARKGLLDELDIEMLGTPLDTIEKAEDRDKFIQMLHEIDEPVLESKIADSKEEAKEIADKIGYPVIVRPAYTMGGTGGGVADNPDELEEVAARGLKHSLIDEVLIEKSIKGWKEVEYEVMRDGADNCITVCNMENFDPVGIHTGDSIVIAPSQTLSDKEYQMLRSSALKIIRELGIEGGCNVQFALDPDSFQYYIIEVNPRVSRSSALASKATGYPIAKVSTKIALGMTLAEIENAITKKTTACFEPALDYIVFKIPRWPFDKFHYADRELGTQMKATGEVMAIDRLFEASMLKAVRSLEIGTYSLRLPNSSEWTAEEMKEDLIDAEDKRLFVVAEALRRGWSVDKVHEITEINTFFLWKMQNIIDHEKKVEEAEELTPKLLQEVKKLGFSDKDIAQLRGTTEEEIRELREDKEVEAVYKMVDTCAAEFKAETPYYYSSYERENESEPTEKKKAMVIGSGPIRIGQGIEFDYCSVHSAWALHEEGYESIIANNNPETVSTDFDTSDRLYFEPLTKEDMMNIIEHEKPEGVVVQFGGQTSINLAKPLADEGVEILGTSVKAIDIAEDRDKFLNLLDDLEIPTPTGSTVYSVPEAKRTAKEIGYPVVVRPSYVLGGRAMEVVYNQEELMQYMETEAEVSDEHPLLIDKYITGKEIEVDAISDGEDVLIPGIMEHIERAGVHSGDSIAVYPAQTLSEDEREQLIEYTMKLGQALNVKGLINIQYVVYEGTVYVIEVNPRSSRTIPYLSKVTGVPMVKVATKTMLGHKLDDLGYESGLWPEQDHVAVKVPVFSFSKLMKVDTSLGPEMKSTGEVLGIDYDYAKALYKAFVAGGIDIPEDGTILATIADKDKKEAIPFIKRFADLGFNIVATKGTAKALQETGIEAEPVNKISEGSPHVVDLIRDDEIDLVVNTLTKGKEPKRDGFKIRRNAVEYGLPCLTSLDTTEAILHVLEEIKNEGRDQFKYLALQDYMD